Within Anopheles ziemanni chromosome 2, idAnoZiCoDA_A2_x.2, whole genome shotgun sequence, the genomic segment TCGTAGTGagccgtgctgctgctgctggtgctgctactggtgctgctactgctgtaGTGGTTGTAGTAGGCAGGGGAAGCCGAATcaaagctgctgctgctgctgctgctgctctggAAGCGATTACCTGCTGGATAGGTAGTAGCGAGGCTGCGATCGATCTCTGCGAAGCTGACAAAGCATTGCTGCggcgaaaagaaaggaaaaagaagacGATTAGCTACGGTACAATGTTGTCCACTAAACTCCACTAATTGTAGGAAAgtttcaaaagaaaagcaaatcaaattCCCAAAACATTCTGGTTGTAATGTTACACCTTGCTAATTTTGTACAAATGCGTTAAACATAACATTTCCGTGTTTACAATAGGTTCAatcgtttatttaaaaaaaaatatttcacggAACATTGTTGCTAATCTaattaggaaaaacaaataacaccttataaaagtaaaaaacgagCAAATGATTATTATCACTGACGGTCGCAAAACGTGAATGACGcgttcatttatttataaaaaaaacttaaaatgaaggaaaaaaagttcacAAATCACGGTCTAGCCTTCCGTTTCTACGAGAgttgtgtgtatatgtgttgGAATGCAGGCGGCGGCGTCTCGAAGAATATTTGCTTTCGAATGGGGAACCATAGGCgcgagttttatttattcggaACCGCATCGAACTGGAAACGATAAATTATACACAACACTCACGCGGCAGCGATTCACTGCTCGGGCAGCAGCAACTCGATCTATCCCAGAGTAGAACCGTACCGCACACCGCATTCATCAAGCCGATCTCCGACCGACCACCTCCTCCCCACACACCACTTTTTCCTGTTGGCGTCttcttttcccacccccgaAAAAGCTGCCTCTTACACGGTGTGCGTCTCTTCACCACGGTGCACAGAGAGAAGCCGACTTTTCCGCGTATCCTGAAAACAAGGTGCCCCCACACTCGTTGGCGAACGACTTCATCATCAATGGTGTTCATCTGTCCCCTCTGGTTGAACGAAGGAAACCCGCGTCCCCGTGCATATCTTCATACCCACACACAGTCATCTAATATCGTATGATCTTTCTCGTCGCACAAGCTGTACATAGCCTGTTTTCCTGCTCAATTGATGCACGCAATAATTATTATGCATTGCACACTTGATTGCATTTCGGGAACGTACGATAATTCGCGATGCACATAAACAACTCTCTTCCTACGCACTAAACAACCTTCCTTTTCCCCCAATCTTTTCCAAGCGACTGGAAGTCTGGTTTTATCCTTAAAGGGCAATTTTATATGTATATGGATACAACATATAAAATACAACAACTGTTTGAGAAAGAGACACGTTACCAATGTTGAACATCTACGAGATGCGCCCGTTTGTATACATTCGATGCTTTACTCGTATCGGCCGCATATCTGTATCTAATATCCCACTTATAATACAAACTCCCACAGCGGTTGTTACAGTGAAGGATGAACATTTGTTTCATAACGATCCCGAACTGATCAGTAGTTAGCTTTTCATGCTTCAAAAATCACACATCGACTTTTATGCCCAAGAATTATAAATCTTATTACCATTTGGCTTGAGTCAACAACTCCAAACGCAAGAATTTCATCGCCACACATCTTCACGATGGCAAACATCTGGTGAACACACCTTCCCCGATAGGGGAAGTCGCAGAACGACACCATTGTATGGTATCGATGTAGAACTTTCTCGCCTCACACGCTCCGCTTTGTCGCGTTCTGGCCAATATCTCGGCTACATCGGCTAAGGTATCACATCTCAGCCCGCTGGCTGGCTAAGAACGTGCACAAAACGCAAAGACGCAATTATTGTGAGTGAGagatatatgtatatatatataaacatTTTGAGGCACATCATTTTCGGTACGTTCGTCGCGTTTCCGAAGACCGAAAAACGACGCAATTCCATTCGTTCTTTTCCTCCAAAAGTTGAGGCTAATAAAAATCCCATGCTTGCACCCGGGAACAGACGTTTTGCTGTACGGTTTTTGTAAGAAAACTAGTGGTGGGAGTGAAGAAATCTGACAAACAACCGCCGATTTttcgaaagggaaaataaaaactcacgCTTGGAGTTGTAGCCCACAGCAAGCTCGAGAATACAACGTAAAAATGGTACAAATGGTCTCATTCATGTCGCATTTGTCTGCAGGAATCAATGAagggaacaaaaataaaaagtaaaataaatataaaaataaaataaaatttacaatacGCTACATTGTTCCGTTCAGCACTGTTCCTTCTTCCACACGTGCACAATCAAACCATGACACTTTCTTATACTGGGCGGTCTGATAAGAGCTATCACTACCTCCCTGCCCTCCCCTCccaaaacgcacacacacacacatctacGATCGCAATTGTGACTACAATTTTGATCctataaatttttttaattgttccgATATCAGGCTCATTATTCCAGACAGACTGGAAAGTGCTGGTTGGGTTGGTCGTCTTcttcgctttcttttttccatctttgCTGTGCTAAAGATAAGACCAGAACCTCGACAGGAATAGACCCTGCGCGCCCCTTGGTCTCACAGAATCGCCGGTACGTATGTGTGTGGAAGGTTTGTGCGAGAGCGTGTGTTAACGGTGCCTTGATAAGACGAGCATGTTACGATGATCAAACCCGATCCCTCACGCTCACAGCGAGCTTCGCTATCTTGTACCATCAATCTTACATCGAGCCACTTTTCTTCCTCGACCATCCTCACACCTCGGTTGCAGGTTTGTTCAGATTTTGGGTCGTTTATCAGATGGTAGTCGTTTCGATGCAGACCTAAGGGAGCCTCTTTCTGAACGATGACGGCTAAAAAGCCGGGCTGCAACAACACCGGAAGGTAGAAACCTTTAAACGATCGTACAGAGGAAAAGCATCGACTTGAATCGGTACAATGTAGaggggcaaaacaaaaattgcaaTTATTCATACCGCACGCAGCCTGCTCGCATAAAGCATCATCAATGTTTCTACACCGCGATCTGCGCCGCCAAAGGAATGgccattttcaaacattaaacTTATTCTCGGCCGTCCGCTTCAAACAAAGTATAAACCCACCGTCAATTACCTTGACATTTGGCCCGCTAATCTCTTCTTACCCTGCCGCGTGTCTGATCACGATCAaaggagagggaggggggagaggTCACGAAAGGCCGAAAGCCACCCAAAACCTGGAACAGGAAGCATACACACTTTGTCGTCGTTCGCGTGGTTCTTggcaaacatttaaaacgcattaacaaaaaataatatatattCACATTCCCCCCCTTAGGCCGAGAGGAAGGCTTCGTCGATCTGCTGACGTCTGAGAAAGCTTTTCCCCATCCTCCCTACATTGACACGAGACCTTCCCTCCCTTCGCCCTTCGGCGCAAGCGTAATGCGATTAAAAGACAGAATTGCCATCTCTGCAACCCCGCGCCGTGGAGGGGAGAGCAAAATTAAaacgcaagaaaaaaaaacctttattGAGTCCCGGCTCACGCAAACCGGCCAGTAATCGGGAcgacataaaaataataaaaatacaaaaaaaaatcatttcaatgCGACTTCTTATCACCGCGACGACGGTGAaggcgacggcgacgacgaagaCGCTGTATGTAGAtgccttttttttagtttcattttctcCTATTATTTGCAATGAAAATAATCAGCTACTGCAATGGGCaaggaaaaacgaagcaaaaaaatggCCAGACACGCACGGAGAATCTTGAATCAGTATGCGAGAGGTTCAGACGCCGCGGAAGCGTGATTAGAAAATGGCAACGagtcgaaggaaaaagattattttttcaactcGACTTTTTTTATTCGACTAAGCCGGAACTGGGCCAACTGCGCACAGTCAGTAGTCATTCATTCAGAAACCCATTACTATTGAAGGTTTTCCCATTTACTCGCGTTGATTCTAGTTGATCGTGCCACTAGAGAAAATGTTACATTATGTATCTTTACCTGGTCCGGGATATCATTCCATAGCAGATGATCAGcttgcaaaaaagaaagaatacaCCCGGTCCCGCACGAAATGGTATCGATCGACctaattttaattcaaacagATCCGTTTCGGATCGCTTCCGTCAGATCGTTTAGCGTGGCCACTTCGTATCGAAATATAGCTACCGTCGCCGTCACCGTCCGTCATCTTTATTCTTCACGCATGGTAGCCCCACGGCATCGGCTAACCTTAGGAAAAAGCGCACTGCAAACCCTCTTGGCCGATGGAGGAAACCCGGGCCCGGGCGGGACGGGTAATTTAAAGTGTGCGATTTTTTGCCTCCAAAACCATGGGGCTCTGCTTTTTACTACACGGCGTGTGTAAATACATAGCACCAGGCCGACAAAATTAGCGGTCAATAAAAAGCAACACACATGGGGGGGAATCTGGTGTGTCACGGAAAAGGGTTGGGGGGAGCGATGGGGCAGGTTACCGGCCGGAAGGCGCATGACGAATGGCACTCCCCTTCTTCTTCACCTTCGCAAATGCACATTTGCATGGCCGCCACAGGCCGGCAGCAAGCAAGGTGGGCCCCCCAAAGCAAGCACCTTGATAGATTTTACATTATTGATTATCGAAGTCGAAAAATTGGCTTTTCACACCCATCGCAATGctatcgtcatcatcatcaccatatcATCTGCAAATACAGGAGCGATAATGAAACGGGACAGCAAGGAATTTTATCGTGACAGTTTGTGGTATGAAGATCTAAAGCAAAGGCCCGAGGGGTGGTCTGGGTGGTGCTGAGTGGCGGGAGGCACTAATAGCAGGGCTAGACAAACATGATTTTGGGGGCGGGCCAGATAGTGTTGATTGAGTGGGCCAACATTGCAGAAACAACGGGAGGGGggtgtgtggtgtggtggAGATCGTTGGCTTTACCAGGGATCTGTTAACTTGAAAGATGTGTATGAAATAAGATAGTAAATCTAATTTCTTCTATGTTGATAACTTTATTTTGAAGAACAAAACTTCTTTCTGTACCAACCCAAAACTGCTTTGACGAATAGGCGTCCAGCaaacaaagacaaaaaaatTCACGACCGATTGATTAACGGAACCGTAATTCGCACCAACCTTCTAATACGAGTCAGGTGCCCGAGGATCAATCAAATCGAGACATCGAGAAGAATCGAAGCGTGGAGACAACTTGCAGACGATCAATTATAATGAAAAATACAACCAATATGCTAAATATAGGCATACCAGTTGTCCTGGTGTGATCCTAATACGCATTaggtaataataaaaatgaaaagaaccgTAAAGGtggaatatttgctacttttgTAAAGCAAGAAAAGTCTTCTCGCTGGTGACGAAGCACCCGTACCCCCGTGTTCTTATTGGCGGCCTGTGCAAGCTGTTCAAACTTTCAAGCACATTGATGAGGGcttaaaaagattttttttgggttttacgAATGCAAAGACACATTTAAAGATAAATAGAAAATACTCTGGGAAAAGCCTGGAATTCCCAGCCGAAGTTTGTTCGTTAACGATTTATTGCCTTAATAGACACGCACACAACACAATGTATAAAGAAGTGACTCAAATATATTATATCCATTTAcgagggtggaaaattattcaacaaaAATTTTAGCACATTGCTATGCTCGCAAACAAACCTACACATACCAAGCGTATGCCATGTCAGATCATTTTCGTAACTCTTTCTCTTCGATTTACAAGATTAAATTTCCATCCAAACAGTTTCTGGACTGAGAAAATCATTACGATTACCTTTGCTAGCAGGAAAACGATCAATTCAAGCACGTTTGTATGTAACCTGAAAATCCCGTTTCTTACTGTTAATCAGCAACAAAGTTTCTCTGTCATTTGAGGGTTGAACTAGTCCTTGGAAGCTAGGAAATAATCGTTTGTTAACACTCGCGATATCTCGTTTTGCTATCCTTTGCTCCTGACAAAGTCTTTTACGGGTCTTTATGCCTAGGTCGCTCTTTATTCTTCACCGATATTTGCTTTGTACGTCACTTGAAAGAAAAATCGCCAATGGCTGATAATAGGGTGATTTGATAGATTTTACAGATGATTATAAATATGATAGTAATGTGATTAACAATGTGGCAACCAAAATGCTAAAAAATCGCGCGTGTAGAAAAAGACCCAACCAGGCGAATGCCCCTTATCTGAAGGTCGTTTCAGCCGACcgttgtttaattttaccaGATTGCCCCCGGACCTGACATCAGTTTCAACGTTTACTTTGGAAAGTGATGCGACTGTTAGTTTCGGACAAAGAAGCAtcgttaaaattattttcaaaatttcaccCACCACCGACCGGCGGGGCCACTGACCCCCCGCACATTATcatgcaccaccaccatgtgACTTGCCCAGATTGAGTAACATTGGCACGTGTAAGTGATAGAAAGCATTtggaagggaggggggggggggggagaagagTGATAGATAGGAGAATAATTTTCGGGTATTAGCGGTGGGGTAGGGTGTGCGGGGTGGCGGTTTGAGAAAACGCTTTTCAAGGTCCGgaaaggagagaaagagatttGGCACTaaagtacgagaggaaccgtAGGGAAGAGAATGAGAAAGAAAGACTTTTCCTGCCACCCGTGGACACCTGCCGGAAGTGAAAGTGAGTGCCGGTCCCGCCGTGGTGCACTTTTAGGGATAACTGGTTCCATTGGGGTTGGGAGGGGGTGATGATACCTTCCCCTGCGATCTATCTTCAAATGAGGCACTAGATCTGCTTTGCTATGATCCAATTGGTTCGTCCATGtgcaagaaaaaggaaattttcgATTCCTGTCCTCAGCATAACCCTATCATTTTCTGAATTAAAAGAAACAGACACACGCCAGCACACATACGACGCACGGGAAACTCTGCTCCATCTCTCGCGCACTCTCTTCCCATCTCGCTCTCCGATTCCCTTAGGAAGAAAGTGGCGAGAGAAAGTAGCGCAAGAAGAGCGCATCTTCTATGCACGGTGTTCCAATGCGCACGCGCACAAGTCTCCTCCTTTCCCTACTCCC encodes:
- the LOC131281488 gene encoding uncharacterized protein LOC131281488, with protein sequence MQCFVSFAEIDRSLATTYPAGNRFQSSSSSSSSFDSASPAYYNHYSSSSTSSSTSSSSTAHYDDASEKAKV